AGCAAGAACGGCACCTGGCTCTACCTCGAGGAGCCCCACAAGCTGTCCGACGGCGACCTGATCCTGCTCGGCAGCCAGATCCTGCGCTACCGTCGGCTGGGCTATCCCGGCCCGCGTCCGCCGGAACAGGACGCCACCCGCCGGCTGGGGAGCCTCACCCCCGCGGCCGACATCGCCAACCTGGCGCAGGTGCGGGGCGACGGCAGCGCGCGGGACCTCCTCACCCTCTCGCCGGGACGCTCGGTGCGGATCGGGCGGGAGCAGGGCGACTGGCAGTTCCCCTACGACTCCTCGATGAGCGCGCTGCACGCCCTCATCCGGAGCGAGGACGCCGATTTCGTGCTGGTGGACGCCGGCAGCCGCAACGGCGTGGCGGTGGCGGTGAAGGGCGAGCGGCGGGTGCCCCCCGGGGCGCGGCTGCTCGTCGGGGACCAGATGCTGCGCGCGGAGATCGCATGAAGGTCTGCACCACCTGCGCCGCCGAGTACGGCGACGACCAGCTCTTCTGCCAGCGGGACGGCACGCCGCTCCGGAAGTCGGGGGCGGCGGGCGACCTGCTGGGCCAGGTGATCGCCGAGCGGTACCACATCACGAAGAAGCTGGGCGAGGGCGGCATGGGCCAGGTGTACCTGGCCGAGCACGTGAAGATGGGCCGCCGCTGCGCCATCAAGATCATGATGCCGGGCACGATGAGCGACCCGGACGCCATCAGCCGCTTCAACCGCGAGGCGGCCAACGCGAGCCGGATCAGCCACCCCAACGTCTGCGCCATCTACGACTTCGGCGAGACGCCGGACGGGCTCATCTACCTGGCCATGGAGTTCATCGAGGGCAAGAGCCTGAGCGGGCTCATGGAAGACGCCGGGATCCTGCCGCTGGCACGGGCGTCGGCCATCGTGACCCAGACGGCGGAGGCGCTGCAGGTAGCCCACGACCTGGGCATCGTGCACCGCGACCTCAAGCCCGACAACATCATGGTGATCACCGCCCGCGACAAGGACACCGTCAAGGTGGTGGACTTCGGGATCGCCAAGGCCATCGGGGGCGACGACGGCAAGGCGCAGAAGGTCACCAAGACGGGCTTCGTGGTGGGCACCCCGGAGTACATGAGCCCGGAGCAGCTGGCGGGGGACGGCGTCGACGGCCGGAGCGACCTCTACTCCCTGGGCCTGGTCTTCTACAAGATGCTGACGGGGGCGAGCCCCTTCCCCGCCGACAGCCAGCAGGAGACCATGATCAAGCGCCTGACCGACGACCCGCTGCCGCTGGCGGTGGCGCGTCCGGACGTGCGCTTCCCGGCGGAGGTGCAGCGGGTGATCGACCGGGCGCTGGCCCGCAATCCCGACCAGCGCTACCGCACCGCCGGCGAACTGGCCCGCGAGGTGAAGGCCCTCGCCACCCACTCGATGGGCGCGGTGGACGTCGAGGCCGGGACCCAGGTGGTCAAGCCGGAGGACCTCAAGGCCGCCGTCCCCGCCACCCGCGTCGACCCCGCGGCGGGGCGCGCGCCCAAGGCCGCGCCGCCGACCCAGGTGGCCGGGTCCCGCGCCCCGAGCGCCCCGCCGGCCAAGGCGGGCCTGCCGATGGTGCCGATCGCGGTGGCGGCGGCGGTGATCGTGCTGGGCGGGGGCGGGTTCCTGTTCAAGGACGCGCTGCTGGGCGGCGGGTCGGACAGCACGGGCACCGGCGACAGCATTCATCAGCCCGTCGCGGCGGATACCGGCAGGCCGGCGGGCACCGACCCCGGTCCGGTCACCCAGTTGAGCAACCCCGACACCGCGAAACCGGTGGAACCCGGCAACGTCAGGCCCGCGGGCGGGCGGACCACGCCCGGCACCACGCCCGGCACCACGCCGGGCGGCACCTCGAACCCCGGCGCGTCCGATCCACCACGCGCGACGGTGGTCCTCCCCGACGTCGAGGACATCTTCGACCCCGCGCTCCGGGACGCCGCCCGCCAGAAGGCGGAGGCGATCTACCGCCGGCGCGACGTCACCGATTCCGTCCGCGCCGCCGCGGCGAACATGGTGGCCGCGGCGTACCAGCAGGATGAGAAGTACGCCGACGCGCTGACCTGGGCCAACCGGTCGAACGATCTGCGCCCGAGCGAGCAGACGCAGGGGCTCATCAATCGTCTCAAGCAGCTGCTGGGGAACTGAGGAACCGCATGGCCCAAGGCAGCATCCACATCTCCGTCTTCGGCAAGACCGACGTCGGGAAGACCCGCGACCACAACGAGGACACCTTCCTCGTCGCGGACCTGACCCGCAAGGTCGCGAGCCTCCAGCCCGACGTGCGCGAGCACGACGTCGGGGCCCGCGGGACGCTGTTCATGGTGGCCGACGGCATGGGGGGCGCCGCCGCCG
The Gemmatimonadota bacterium DNA segment above includes these coding regions:
- a CDS encoding protein kinase — protein: MKVCTTCAAEYGDDQLFCQRDGTPLRKSGAAGDLLGQVIAERYHITKKLGEGGMGQVYLAEHVKMGRRCAIKIMMPGTMSDPDAISRFNREAANASRISHPNVCAIYDFGETPDGLIYLAMEFIEGKSLSGLMEDAGILPLARASAIVTQTAEALQVAHDLGIVHRDLKPDNIMVITARDKDTVKVVDFGIAKAIGGDDGKAQKVTKTGFVVGTPEYMSPEQLAGDGVDGRSDLYSLGLVFYKMLTGASPFPADSQQETMIKRLTDDPLPLAVARPDVRFPAEVQRVIDRALARNPDQRYRTAGELAREVKALATHSMGAVDVEAGTQVVKPEDLKAAVPATRVDPAAGRAPKAAPPTQVAGSRAPSAPPAKAGLPMVPIAVAAAVIVLGGGGFLFKDALLGGGSDSTGTGDSIHQPVAADTGRPAGTDPGPVTQLSNPDTAKPVEPGNVRPAGGRTTPGTTPGTTPGGTSNPGASDPPRATVVLPDVEDIFDPALRDAARQKAEAIYRRRDVTDSVRAAAANMVAAAYQQDEKYADALTWANRSNDLRPSEQTQGLINRLKQLLGN
- a CDS encoding FHA domain-containing protein; this encodes MSPPAPEVSRGAAGGPGLKCPSCNAGVTADLPFCGQCGTRLTQARAAHACTRCGRLNEQGSKFCPACGAAFGSTGPQPLVPTPGNAKAPASVPQLALLDRGGQVAQRFALVNAVTTLGRQGADINFPDDDYLSPLHAQFLFLDGILTLRDLGSKNGTWLYLEEPHKLSDGDLILLGSQILRYRRLGYPGPRPPEQDATRRLGSLTPAADIANLAQVRGDGSARDLLTLSPGRSVRIGREQGDWQFPYDSSMSALHALIRSEDADFVLVDAGSRNGVAVAVKGERRVPPGARLLVGDQMLRAEIA